A window from Aliamphritea hakodatensis encodes these proteins:
- a CDS encoding glutathione S-transferase family protein, which translates to MSAQVHILGPQFSTFVRSVCLACEEKGISYRYGLKPDGKEVEFKGPSHLALHPFGKIPALLHDDHVIFETTAICRYLDAAFPGPALQPADPVERAYVDEWSAALSCYVDQALVRNYLLEFAFPKGKDGSIRMDKVAEHQPAVLDMLGLLEHQLAGKPFICGEQYSMADAILTPMMDYLSGLPHAEELLAATPELKTWTERMQARDSGKQVLIARG; encoded by the coding sequence ATGTCTGCTCAGGTTCATATTCTTGGCCCCCAGTTCAGCACCTTTGTGCGCAGTGTCTGTCTGGCCTGCGAAGAAAAAGGCATCAGTTACCGCTACGGTTTAAAGCCCGACGGTAAAGAAGTTGAGTTCAAAGGTCCTTCTCATCTGGCGCTGCATCCGTTCGGTAAAATCCCTGCGCTGCTCCATGATGACCATGTCATTTTTGAAACCACGGCAATCTGCCGTTATCTGGACGCCGCATTTCCGGGGCCGGCCCTGCAGCCTGCAGATCCGGTTGAACGGGCCTATGTCGATGAATGGTCTGCCGCCCTGAGCTGCTATGTGGATCAGGCGCTGGTGCGCAATTACCTGCTTGAATTTGCGTTTCCCAAAGGTAAAGACGGCAGCATCAGAATGGACAAAGTAGCGGAGCATCAGCCAGCGGTACTCGACATGCTGGGATTGCTGGAACACCAGTTGGCGGGTAAACCTTTCATTTGCGGCGAACAATACAGCATGGCTGATGCCATTCTCACCCCGATGATGGATTATCTGTCCGGCCTGCCACATGCTGAGGAACTGCTGGCGGCAACCCCTGAACTGAAAACCTGGACTGAGCGAATGCAGGCCCGTGATTCAGGCAAACAGGTGCTAATCGCCCGGGGATAA
- a CDS encoding ABC transporter permease, which produces MNFYGIKAIYKFEMARAWRTLMQSIASPVLSTTLYFVVFGTAIGSRMGEIDGVSYGAYIIPGLVMLSLLSESISNAAFGIFFPKFSGTIYEVLSAPVSPFEIVTGYVGAAATKSILLGLLILATARIFVDYEIAHPVWMIAFLVLTAITFSLFGFMIGIWADDFQKLQIIPLMVITPLTFLGGAFYSIKMLPEPWQTLTLFNPVVYLISGFRWAFYGVSDVNVGVSLSMTFAFLLLCLGGVWWIFKTGYRIKT; this is translated from the coding sequence ATGAACTTCTATGGCATAAAAGCAATTTACAAATTCGAGATGGCCCGTGCCTGGCGTACCCTGATGCAGAGCATTGCCTCGCCGGTGCTTTCCACTACCCTGTACTTTGTGGTGTTTGGCACCGCAATCGGTTCGCGGATGGGTGAAATCGACGGCGTTAGTTACGGGGCCTATATCATCCCCGGGCTGGTGATGCTTTCCCTGTTGAGTGAAAGTATTTCCAATGCCGCCTTCGGGATATTCTTCCCCAAATTCTCCGGCACCATTTACGAAGTGCTCTCGGCCCCAGTATCCCCTTTCGAAATCGTTACCGGTTATGTGGGGGCCGCAGCAACCAAATCAATATTGCTTGGCCTGCTGATACTGGCAACGGCACGAATCTTTGTTGATTATGAGATTGCCCATCCGGTATGGATGATCGCCTTTCTGGTGCTGACGGCCATTACCTTCAGTCTGTTCGGTTTTATGATCGGCATCTGGGCGGATGATTTCCAGAAACTGCAGATCATCCCGCTGATGGTGATTACCCCGCTGACCTTCCTGGGTGGCGCGTTTTATTCCATCAAGATGTTGCCGGAGCCGTGGCAGACCCTGACCCTGTTTAACCCGGTGGTCTATCTGATCAGCGGCTTCCGCTGGGCCTTCTATGGTGTGTCTGACGTGAACGTCGGGGTGAGCCTGAGCATGACGTTCGCCTTCCTGCTGCTGTGTCTGGGCGGCGTATGGTGGATCTTCAAAACCGGTTACCGGATCAAGACCTGA
- a CDS encoding TRAP transporter large permease — protein sequence MATLSISLLLIVALLLIGMPVAYVFGVGAISFVLLTGKSMSYLVPHAFWQLGSFALLSLPLFIIAGALMGASGISDRLVRFVNAFVGPIRGGLGAVTIVTCALFGAIAGSGASAIAAIGSIMIPKMTEQGYPRGYATALVGCSSVLALLIPPSVPMIIFALTGGLSVAAAFLSTIVPGVVIALIYCLINYLYLKRKNIKVEKKVSFPERTKVITLASKEASWAILMPVIMLGGIYGGIFTPTEAAAVALVYTLPVGFFIYKGLTMQTAGKAILHGAISTGSIIAMIFFLFVMSRVMIMEQVPQQLSDFMIALSDNKIIILLLINVILLGIGMLVDDVSGSILASIILMPVAVNLGVHPIHFAAIVGTNLGLGNITPPCAPLLYMAGSVGKATFNEYLKPTLMFILLGHLPVVLAVTFIPDLALFLPRLLMDIQ from the coding sequence ATGGCTACCTTAAGTATTTCCCTGCTACTGATCGTTGCACTGCTATTGATCGGCATGCCGGTAGCTTACGTATTTGGCGTGGGTGCCATCAGCTTCGTGCTGCTGACCGGCAAGAGCATGAGCTATCTGGTGCCCCATGCATTCTGGCAACTGGGCAGCTTTGCGCTGTTATCGCTGCCGCTGTTTATCATTGCCGGTGCCTTAATGGGTGCCAGCGGTATTTCAGACCGTCTGGTGCGGTTTGTTAACGCCTTTGTCGGGCCGATCCGGGGTGGCCTGGGGGCAGTGACTATCGTCACCTGTGCCTTGTTCGGTGCGATTGCCGGCTCAGGGGCATCTGCCATTGCGGCCATCGGCTCAATCATGATTCCGAAGATGACCGAACAGGGCTATCCGCGGGGCTATGCCACCGCACTGGTGGGTTGTTCTTCAGTACTTGCCCTGCTGATTCCCCCCAGCGTGCCGATGATCATCTTTGCGCTGACCGGCGGGTTGTCGGTGGCCGCAGCGTTTCTCTCCACCATCGTTCCCGGCGTTGTTATCGCGCTGATTTACTGCCTGATCAATTACCTCTACCTGAAGCGCAAGAACATTAAGGTGGAGAAGAAGGTCAGCTTTCCGGAGCGCACCAAAGTAATTACCCTCGCCAGTAAAGAAGCCAGCTGGGCCATCCTGATGCCTGTGATCATGCTCGGCGGCATTTACGGCGGCATTTTTACGCCAACCGAAGCCGCAGCGGTCGCACTGGTTTACACCCTGCCGGTTGGCTTTTTTATTTACAAAGGCCTGACCATGCAGACCGCCGGCAAGGCCATTCTGCACGGGGCGATCAGCACCGGTTCTATCATTGCGATGATCTTTTTCCTGTTCGTTATGAGCCGGGTGATGATCATGGAACAGGTGCCGCAGCAGCTGTCTGATTTCATGATTGCACTGTCGGATAACAAGATCATCATCCTGTTGCTGATTAACGTCATTCTGCTGGGCATTGGCATGCTGGTGGATGATGTATCCGGCAGCATTCTGGCGTCGATCATCCTGATGCCGGTGGCGGTGAATCTGGGGGTACATCCGATTCATTTTGCAGCCATTGTCGGGACTAACTTAGGGCTGGGGAATATCACGCCCCCCTGTGCACCGCTCCTGTATATGGCCGGATCGGTGGGTAAAGCGACGTTTAATGAGTATCTGAAACCAACCCTGATGTTCATCCTGCTGGGCCATTTACCGGTGGTACTGGCGGTGACCTTCATTCCTGACCTGGCGCTGTTCCTGCCGCGCCTGCTGATGGACATTCAGTAA
- a CDS encoding ABC transporter ATP-binding protein codes for MQNSPEQPPIISVQALHKTYDSGFSALKDVNLDIQRGEIFALLGPNGAGKTTLISIICGIVNPTQGTVLADGYNVVKDYREARSKIGLVPQELSTDAFESVWATVNFSRGLFGKAPDPAYIEKLLRQLSLWDKKNARIRELSGGMKRRVMIAKALSHEPDILFLDEPTAGVDVELRRDMWEMVRELRERGVTILLTTHYIEEAEEMADRIGVIRQGTLMLVEEKDKLMRQLGQKHLRIQLQTPLSEIPAELEEFQLDINDGGYSIDYRFDVSEEHTGIAELLRALSKAGVDVKDLHSSESSLEEIFVNLVHRQGEQA; via the coding sequence GTGCAAAACTCCCCTGAGCAACCACCGATTATCAGCGTTCAGGCGCTGCATAAAACCTATGATTCGGGCTTCAGCGCCCTCAAAGACGTAAATCTTGATATACAGCGCGGCGAGATTTTCGCCCTGCTCGGCCCGAACGGAGCCGGTAAAACCACCCTGATCAGCATCATTTGCGGCATTGTTAACCCAACTCAGGGCACAGTGCTGGCCGATGGTTACAACGTCGTTAAAGACTACCGCGAAGCCCGCAGCAAAATCGGCCTGGTACCGCAGGAACTGAGCACCGATGCCTTTGAAAGCGTCTGGGCCACGGTCAACTTCAGCCGCGGGCTGTTCGGTAAAGCCCCGGACCCTGCCTACATCGAAAAGCTGTTACGCCAGTTATCCCTGTGGGACAAAAAGAATGCCCGTATCCGTGAGTTATCCGGTGGTATGAAGCGCCGGGTGATGATCGCCAAAGCCCTGTCACACGAGCCGGATATTCTGTTTCTCGACGAACCCACCGCCGGGGTTGATGTGGAACTGCGCCGGGATATGTGGGAGATGGTTCGCGAACTGCGCGAACGGGGTGTGACCATTCTGCTGACCACCCATTACATCGAAGAAGCCGAAGAAATGGCTGACCGTATCGGCGTCATCCGTCAGGGCACCCTGATGCTGGTGGAAGAGAAAGACAAACTGATGCGTCAGTTAGGCCAGAAACATCTGCGCATCCAGCTGCAAACACCGCTGAGTGAAATCCCCGCGGAACTGGAAGAATTCCAGCTGGACATTAATGACGGCGGTTATTCCATCGATTACCGCTTTGATGTCTCTGAGGAACATACCGGCATCGCAGAATTACTGCGGGCGCTGAGTAAAGCCGGCGTCGATGTAAAAGACCTGCATTCCAGTGAGAGTTCGCTGGAAGAAATATTCGTTAATCTGGTACACCGGCAGGGAGAGCAGGCATGA
- a CDS encoding TRAP transporter small permease: MLSLFRRLDAGFARLSRLLLIFLCLFLTGLMATAVFLRYVLDQAFPAIEEISILTGLWLYFIAMVLVTRERSHLTGGIMELLNLSPKQRTLIKVFNDLIGLTVICFFGFYAAKYLLFIMKINRASTNLGWPTALWVSAAVAGFALMAAYKLRDLFSHSNTYSQYDNKSLHARDAVLKESR; this comes from the coding sequence ATGCTTAGTTTATTCCGTCGTCTCGATGCGGGTTTTGCCCGGCTGTCGCGACTACTTCTTATATTTCTGTGTTTGTTCCTCACCGGCCTGATGGCCACGGCGGTGTTCCTCCGTTATGTGCTTGATCAGGCCTTCCCCGCCATTGAAGAAATCAGCATTCTCACCGGGCTGTGGCTGTATTTTATCGCTATGGTGCTGGTCACGCGGGAGCGCAGCCACCTGACAGGCGGCATTATGGAACTGCTCAATCTCAGCCCCAAGCAACGTACCCTGATCAAAGTTTTTAATGATCTTATCGGGCTGACAGTTATCTGTTTTTTTGGCTTTTATGCCGCCAAATATCTGTTGTTCATTATGAAAATTAACCGTGCCAGCACCAACCTTGGCTGGCCAACGGCGCTCTGGGTCAGTGCGGCAGTCGCAGGCTTTGCCCTGATGGCCGCCTACAAACTGCGGGACCTGTTCAGCCATTCCAACACCTATAGCCAGTATGATAATAAATCCCTGCACGCCCGGGACGCCGTTCTGAAGGAGAGTCGCTGA
- a CDS encoding TetR/AcrR family transcriptional regulator produces the protein MAWQKDHKQKTRLRILKSGAKLFTLKGFDKVGINDVMADAGLTRGAFYSHFSSKAELYAESMRTAGSRRAKNILNRSPEESSAALQALVNGYLSQGHRKSEEGGCPLAFLVTDITQQDEQVRDVYTQVFRGFMDMLGSRLGGTEAADADAQKNQLLQKTVMMVGGMAIARALNDDDLAEELLHACRQGMLEGIPATA, from the coding sequence ATGGCCTGGCAAAAAGATCACAAACAGAAAACCCGACTCAGAATCCTCAAGAGCGGCGCTAAGCTATTCACACTTAAAGGTTTTGATAAGGTTGGCATTAACGATGTGATGGCCGATGCCGGCCTCACCAGAGGGGCGTTTTACAGCCACTTTTCATCCAAGGCTGAGCTGTATGCTGAGTCAATGCGGACGGCCGGATCCCGGCGGGCCAAAAACATCCTTAACCGGTCCCCTGAAGAGAGTTCCGCTGCCCTGCAGGCGCTGGTGAATGGCTATTTAAGTCAGGGACATCGCAAGAGTGAAGAGGGCGGCTGCCCGCTGGCATTTCTGGTGACGGATATTACGCAGCAGGACGAACAGGTGCGTGATGTTTACACCCAGGTGTTTCGGGGCTTTATGGATATGCTCGGTTCAAGACTCGGCGGTACTGAAGCGGCAGATGCAGATGCGCAGAAAAATCAGCTGCTGCAAAAAACCGTGATGATGGTGGGCGGCATGGCCATCGCCCGGGCACTGAACGATGATGACCTGGCGGAAGAACTGCTGCACGCCTGTCGGCAGGGTATGTTAGAGGGAATACCTGCAACAGCCTGA